The proteins below are encoded in one region of Nitrospirota bacterium:
- a CDS encoding translocation/assembly module TamB domain-containing protein, whose product MRTALRVGAIGVVILAVAAVVAFVTQRDKVLARLAASLTETLSAQLGGRVDIGRIRFDMVPLTLVVEGVTVHSLSDTVPVAPLSVDRVTVRPSLISFLTETPVIRWLRIEHPRVTMVTIEGGITNIPRLGGDAPPPSDGGPAVLIRRIDIEDAEVSYRSPTASVSLKGVSAVLYPDLVTRHVTADLTAPGGTVTIGARTSPFAETRLQIVAEGRRITVTEFSLDGAGISVSAKGTLTFDETPALDLSATGAIDLQPLLAAWTASHPLGGHLTVRARVTGPIREPTLRGDLAAKVITYHGVAVGDLSTGFDAHNGRLALTDVTGRVLGGSILGHGSLDFGAAPVAWSAEAEASRLRPAALLQRLTQLDAPLPPHEISGPLRITGRGLSVDALEGQGRLAIAMTRPAPESAAPATNDRLRALVGLVVSADIPWTLRAGRLNLDTASIATDTGRVSVTGSVTVAGDADLTLDASGQDVAAVTEALGLRFSAGGVGAFRGRLAGRLTAPTVEGRAEIRDLSLRGHPAGDLATTLRYAERTLSFRDTVWRNGEARYDTVGKLTWEGESVPGFDLTATLRRARVEDVLPIAFRALPIRAAVDGTFTFQGSPADFLISGDLRLDDGAIWGQAFDEGAVSMAINRQRISFARAALRRGESEVRGHGAIVYREGFEAQFEAPTLHLQTLNLFALNDLPISGIASAVLAMKGTFAKPEMHGSATIDYLEGAGQSLGRGRATLDVVDRRLVLKAALDDQRAELSAVLRWEPQFPLSAVLTIDNSSLVPLLRPWLPAAIADMNAALSGRIAVNGPLLQPLDWRVETRLTRLSADVGEYVVENQEDLVFTMDRGRVTVGACRLRGTDTTLTVSGSVDLFKEYDLLIVGEADLRLTRLFVPTVTSGRGKTYLVLKISDRWTSPKIQGGVTIQSAVIRTRTLRQPITVDTVGLFFNERQVVLESLEGSLGNGRVSASGQIQLTGFRPSRFGVLVDLSGIQFPLMDDLVPTFSGQLVLTGTPDAQSLRGELTIDRALYSTRLNVQEWILDLRRRAQEQAATPEAPALARGLSLNIHFTGREQISIRNNLANADLEVDLLLKGTVDHPYLIGRIETRDGTLTFRNNTYRVQSATLDFVDPNRFRPVIDLQATTTVQDYDITLQLTGTIEKFALGLTSDPSLSETDILALLTVGRTTEQVAQSEQSVGREEAASIAMDALLEEGVQRLPGVDRLVDSFQIDPRYDPELGTSTPELSVGKQLFEDRLVLRYSTTLESSGRQGVRVEYELARNVFLIGEQDSQRGFGGDIRFRFEFR is encoded by the coding sequence ATGCGCACAGCCCTCCGCGTCGGCGCGATCGGTGTGGTCATTCTCGCCGTCGCCGCGGTCGTGGCGTTCGTGACGCAGCGCGACAAGGTCCTCGCGCGCCTGGCCGCCTCTCTGACCGAGACGCTGAGCGCACAGCTCGGGGGCCGCGTCGACATCGGAAGGATCCGATTCGACATGGTGCCGTTGACCCTCGTGGTCGAGGGCGTCACGGTTCACTCGCTCTCCGACACCGTTCCCGTCGCGCCCCTGTCCGTCGACCGCGTCACGGTGCGGCCAAGCCTGATCTCATTCCTCACTGAAACCCCGGTCATCCGGTGGCTCCGCATCGAGCACCCACGCGTGACGATGGTCACCATCGAAGGTGGGATCACGAACATCCCGCGCCTGGGCGGAGACGCCCCTCCTCCGAGCGACGGGGGTCCTGCTGTGCTCATCAGGCGCATCGACATCGAAGACGCCGAGGTCAGCTATCGTTCGCCGACCGCCTCCGTGTCTCTGAAGGGTGTCAGCGCCGTGCTGTATCCGGATCTGGTCACGCGTCACGTCACAGCCGACCTGACCGCTCCCGGCGGCACCGTGACGATCGGCGCCCGCACATCACCGTTCGCCGAGACCCGTCTGCAGATCGTCGCGGAGGGACGGCGCATCACCGTCACCGAGTTCTCGCTCGACGGCGCGGGTATCTCCGTCTCCGCGAAGGGGACTCTGACGTTCGATGAGACGCCGGCGCTCGACCTGTCCGCCACCGGGGCGATTGATCTCCAGCCCCTGCTCGCGGCGTGGACCGCCTCCCACCCCCTGGGAGGACACCTGACTGTGCGCGCGCGGGTGACCGGGCCGATCCGGGAGCCGACCTTGCGCGGAGACCTCGCCGCCAAAGTCATCACCTACCACGGGGTCGCGGTCGGTGATCTTTCCACCGGCTTCGACGCCCACAACGGGCGCCTGGCGCTCACCGACGTCACCGGCCGAGTGCTCGGCGGCTCCATCCTTGGACACGGGAGCCTGGATTTCGGGGCGGCCCCGGTGGCGTGGTCCGCGGAAGCGGAGGCATCGCGCCTGCGCCCGGCAGCTCTGCTCCAGCGTCTCACACAGCTAGACGCTCCGCTTCCCCCGCATGAGATCTCGGGCCCGTTGCGGATTACCGGCCGCGGGCTCTCCGTGGACGCCCTGGAAGGACAAGGTCGACTGGCTATCGCGATGACTCGACCGGCGCCTGAGTCGGCGGCACCCGCAACAAACGACCGCCTTCGCGCGTTGGTCGGGTTGGTGGTTTCGGCGGACATCCCGTGGACCCTTCGCGCCGGACGTCTGAACCTGGACACCGCTTCCATCGCTACCGACACGGGACGGGTATCGGTGACCGGCTCGGTGACGGTCGCAGGTGACGCCGACCTGACGCTGGACGCGAGTGGACAAGACGTGGCTGCCGTCACCGAGGCCCTGGGCCTGCGTTTTTCCGCGGGCGGGGTCGGGGCGTTTCGCGGTCGCTTGGCCGGCCGACTGACCGCTCCAACCGTGGAGGGTCGGGCTGAAATCCGCGATCTCTCCCTGCGCGGTCATCCCGCCGGGGACCTGGCCACCACGCTCCGTTACGCGGAGCGGACACTGTCGTTCCGCGACACCGTATGGCGGAACGGCGAAGCACGGTACGACACGGTCGGCAAGCTCACGTGGGAAGGAGAGTCGGTGCCGGGTTTCGACCTCACCGCGACGCTGCGGCGTGCCCGCGTGGAGGATGTGCTGCCGATCGCTTTCCGTGCACTGCCCATCCGCGCGGCCGTGGACGGGACGTTCACGTTCCAAGGCTCTCCCGCCGACTTCCTCATCAGCGGCGACCTGCGTCTGGACGACGGCGCCATCTGGGGACAGGCGTTCGATGAAGGCGCGGTCAGCATGGCGATCAACCGCCAGCGGATCTCGTTTGCGCGCGCCGCCCTGCGTCGGGGAGAGAGCGAGGTCCGCGGGCACGGCGCCATCGTCTACCGCGAGGGATTCGAGGCGCAGTTCGAAGCCCCCACGCTCCACCTGCAGACGCTCAACCTGTTTGCGCTCAACGATCTGCCGATTTCGGGAATCGCCTCGGCCGTGCTGGCCATGAAGGGCACGTTCGCCAAGCCCGAGATGCACGGATCCGCCACCATCGACTACTTGGAAGGCGCGGGGCAATCGTTGGGTCGAGGTCGCGCGACGCTCGACGTGGTGGACCGCCGGCTCGTGCTCAAGGCGGCCCTGGACGATCAACGCGCCGAACTGTCGGCCGTGTTGCGCTGGGAACCGCAGTTTCCGCTCTCGGCGGTCCTGACGATCGACAACAGCTCGTTGGTCCCTTTGCTGCGTCCGTGGCTGCCGGCAGCCATCGCTGACATGAACGCCGCGCTGAGCGGGCGGATCGCGGTCAACGGTCCCCTGTTGCAGCCGCTCGACTGGCGCGTGGAGACGCGGCTCACGCGGCTGTCCGCCGACGTCGGCGAATACGTGGTCGAGAACCAGGAGGATCTGGTCTTCACCATGGATCGGGGCCGCGTGACCGTGGGTGCGTGTCGCTTGCGCGGCACCGACACGACGCTCACGGTCTCGGGCAGCGTCGATCTGTTTAAGGAGTACGACCTGCTGATCGTGGGGGAAGCCGATCTCCGCCTGACCCGCCTGTTCGTGCCCACCGTCACGTCGGGACGAGGGAAAACGTATCTTGTGCTGAAGATTTCCGATCGTTGGACCAGCCCTAAAATCCAGGGTGGCGTCACCATTCAAAGCGCGGTGATCAGAACCCGCACGCTCAGGCAGCCGATCACGGTGGACACCGTGGGTCTATTCTTTAACGAGCGCCAGGTGGTGCTGGAGTCGCTCGAGGGTTCGCTCGGCAACGGACGCGTCTCGGCGAGCGGACAGATCCAGCTCACCGGTTTCCGTCCCAGCCGGTTTGGCGTCCTGGTCGACCTTTCCGGGATACAGTTTCCCCTGATGGACGACCTCGTCCCCACGTTCAGCGGCCAGTTGGTTTTGACGGGCACCCCTGACGCGCAGAGCCTGCGAGGCGAACTCACCATCGACCGCGCGTTGTACAGCACGCGCCTCAACGTTCAGGAGTGGATTCTCGACTTGCGACGGCGCGCCCAGGAGCAGGCCGCGACCCCGGAAGCCCCGGCATTGGCGCGCGGATTGTCGCTCAACATTCACTTCACGGGACGAGAACAAATCTCCATCAGGAACAATCTCGCCAACGCAGATCTGGAGGTCGATCTGCTGTTAAAAGGTACCGTCGACCATCCCTACCTCATCGGCCGGATCGAGACCCGGGACGGCACCCTCACGTTCCGTAACAACACATATCGCGTGCAGTCAGCCACGTTGGACTTCGTGGATCCCAACCGCTTTCGCCCGGTGATCGACTTGCAGGCCACCACGACGGTGCAGGACTACGACATCACGCTGCAACTCACAGGCACGATCGAGAAATTCGCGCTGGGCCTGACATCCGACCCCTCGCTGAGCGAGACCGATATCTTGGCGCTGCTCACCGTCGGACGAACCACTGAACAGGTCGCACAGTCCGAGCAGAGCGTGGGCCGGGAGGAAGCAGCCTCGATCGCCATGGACGCTCTCCTGGAGGAGGGCGTCCAGCGCCTGCCCGGCGTCGATCGACTGGTAGACAGCTTCCAGATCGACCCGCGCTATGATCCCGAGCTCGGAACTAGTACGCCGGAGCTGTCGGTCGGCAAGCAACTGTTCGAAGACCGGCTGGTTCTCCGTTACAGCACGACGCTCGAGAGCTCGGGTCGTCAAGGCGTCCGGGTCGAATACGAGCTCGCCCGCAACGTCTTTCTCATCGGCGAGCAGGATTCCCAGAGGGGCTTCGGAGGAGACATCCGATTCCGGTTCGAGTTCCGATGA
- a CDS encoding DUF1844 domain-containing protein produces MGPPDFSGLLLSLASSALMHLGAPTPDGNTSPVNLPRAQEMIDLLGVLEEKTKGNLTPDESALLGNILYTLRLRYVEHAR; encoded by the coding sequence ATGGGTCCGCCGGACTTTTCCGGCCTGCTGCTCTCGCTGGCGTCGAGCGCGCTCATGCACCTGGGAGCTCCCACGCCTGACGGGAATACCTCGCCCGTGAACCTTCCCCGCGCGCAAGAGATGATCGATTTGCTGGGCGTCCTGGAGGAAAAGACCAAGGGCAACCTCACGCCCGACGAGTCCGCCCTCTTGGGAAACATCCTGTATACCCTCCGCCTGCGGTATGTGGAACACGCCCGTTAG
- a CDS encoding carboxypeptidase-like regulatory domain-containing protein encodes MSRWVCVALASTWGWLAIGAPAWATHEVDHRFEVTGTVRAADGTPRPNLKVVVSHPRGNLSESALTDSSGRYAVLLHLHDKDAGDPVTVAAGDETTTIRADYDPKDHRTRRVVTVDFGPTVQGSDDQSRSMIWWYGAGGAALAGSVIYWRLRAKQSRRAAQTGRSARRKAKSHV; translated from the coding sequence TTGAGCCGGTGGGTGTGCGTGGCGTTGGCAAGTACGTGGGGGTGGTTGGCAATTGGGGCGCCGGCTTGGGCCACGCACGAGGTGGATCACCGGTTCGAGGTCACGGGGACCGTCCGCGCAGCGGACGGAACACCGCGTCCGAACCTCAAAGTGGTTGTTTCGCATCCGCGAGGCAACCTCAGCGAAAGCGCCTTGACCGACAGCAGCGGGCGTTATGCGGTGCTGCTTCATCTCCATGATAAAGATGCGGGCGACCCCGTGACCGTCGCGGCAGGAGACGAGACCACGACGATCAGGGCCGATTACGACCCCAAAGACCATCGCACCCGACGTGTGGTGACCGTGGACTTTGGACCAACCGTGCAAGGCTCGGACGACCAATCCCGGTCGATGATATGGTGGTATGGGGCCGGGGGAGCCGCGTTGGCGGGGAGCGTGATCTACTGGCGGCTGCGCGCTAAGCAGTCGCGGCGCGCGGCACAGACGGGCCGATCCGCCCGCCGGAAGGCGAAATCCCATGTGTGA
- a CDS encoding ubiquinol-cytochrome c reductase iron-sulfur subunit: MSTPTTPAPDQAAQQKLKEQELSRRRFFALVGWGGFLASVGGSAFGAFRFMFPEVLYEPPTIFKIGKPTDYGMGVTDTLKKERQIWVVRNEKGLYVLVAICRHLGCTPNWFQDQARFRCPCHGSIYDIYGNVRGGPAPRTLWRAAIHLDPVDGQVVVNFIQRQDPDPQSTLEGLTVPEEGREVPPFFVNV, encoded by the coding sequence ATGAGTACTCCAACAACGCCTGCACCAGACCAGGCCGCTCAACAGAAACTCAAAGAACAGGAACTGTCCCGGCGACGATTTTTCGCGCTCGTGGGGTGGGGAGGTTTCCTCGCCTCGGTCGGCGGGTCGGCCTTCGGCGCATTCCGGTTCATGTTTCCGGAAGTGCTCTATGAGCCCCCCACCATCTTCAAAATCGGGAAACCCACTGACTATGGAATGGGCGTCACGGACACCTTGAAGAAAGAACGGCAAATCTGGGTCGTCCGCAACGAGAAGGGCTTGTACGTGTTGGTCGCGATCTGCCGGCATTTGGGCTGTACACCCAATTGGTTTCAGGATCAGGCGCGATTTCGTTGTCCGTGCCATGGGAGTATCTACGACATTTATGGAAACGTCCGTGGCGGCCCGGCTCCGCGTACCCTGTGGCGCGCGGCAATTCACTTGGACCCGGTCGATGGCCAGGTCGTGGTGAACTTTATCCAGCGACAGGATCCCGATCCGCAATCGACCCTAGAGGGATTGACGGTTCCGGAGGAAGGGCGGGAGGTTCCTCCGTTCTTCGTCAACGTCTAG
- a CDS encoding cytochrome b N-terminal domain-containing protein gives MTGWFEKLQQQIVSTQVWRSLFRHGYPDTDINRALVMFTNVILHLHPVRVKRGALKIRYTWCLGGLTFFMFIILTITGVFLMFYYVPDTRRAYNDIKDLQYVVYMGNLMRDMHRWAAHAMVFLVWLHMTRVFLTGSYKPPREFNWVVGVVLLVLTLILSWTGYLLPWDQLALWAITVGAKMAEATPVIGVAGPFGLQMGMRPDNDIRFMLLGGTVVGQSALLRFYVLHCVGLPLIAAFFMAVHFWRIRKDGFSGPL, from the coding sequence ATGACAGGCTGGTTTGAAAAGCTCCAACAACAGATCGTCAGCACGCAGGTGTGGCGATCGCTGTTCAGACACGGATATCCGGATACTGACATCAACCGCGCGCTCGTGATGTTCACGAACGTCATCCTCCACCTTCACCCCGTGCGGGTCAAGCGGGGTGCGCTCAAGATTCGGTACACGTGGTGTCTCGGCGGATTGACGTTTTTCATGTTCATCATCCTGACGATCACCGGCGTGTTCCTGATGTTCTACTACGTACCGGATACCCGTCGCGCCTATAACGACATCAAGGATCTCCAGTACGTCGTCTACATGGGGAACTTGATGCGGGACATGCATCGATGGGCGGCCCACGCGATGGTCTTCCTGGTGTGGCTGCACATGACGCGGGTGTTCCTGACCGGATCGTACAAGCCTCCGCGGGAGTTCAACTGGGTGGTCGGGGTCGTGCTGCTGGTGCTGACCTTGATCCTCTCGTGGACGGGCTATCTGCTGCCGTGGGACCAACTGGCGCTGTGGGCCATTACGGTGGGCGCGAAGATGGCGGAGGCGACCCCTGTGATCGGCGTGGCGGGACCCTTCGGTCTGCAGATGGGGATGCGTCCGGACAACGACATCCGGTTCATGCTGCTGGGCGGGACAGTCGTGGGGCAGAGCGCATTGCTCAGGTTCTACGTGCTGCACTGCGTCGGGTTACCGCTGATTGCTGCGTTTTTCATGGCGGTGCATTTTTGGAGGATCCGCAAAGACGGGTTCTCCGGCCCCTTGTGA
- a CDS encoding cytochrome B6, producing the protein MADQTQAHASTSGQKKPYGLAELVRGTAPGAPKPPEETAFTWPHLVYIEFLAMLASTIVLMVLCLISGAPLEESASADTTPNPMKAPWYFLGLQELLVFFDPWLAGVVLPGLIIVGLMVVPYIDVNPKGIGQYNYQDRKFAVLTFSFGLALWYIFIVIGVYMRGLDWQWYWPWDNWLLHKEASAVALIDLEIIFSQKLGIAQSNANLLTYVFTIVFYTVGFSIPFLFFRKFYDSLGFVRYNVMMAFFMTMMLVPFKVMLRLVFNIKYMLITPWFKI; encoded by the coding sequence ATGGCTGATCAGACTCAGGCACACGCGTCCACCAGCGGTCAGAAAAAGCCCTATGGTTTGGCGGAACTCGTCCGGGGCACGGCTCCCGGAGCGCCCAAGCCCCCAGAGGAAACCGCCTTCACCTGGCCCCACCTCGTGTACATTGAGTTCCTGGCGATGCTGGCCTCGACGATTGTCTTGATGGTGCTCTGCCTCATCTCCGGGGCGCCGCTCGAAGAGTCAGCTAGTGCCGACACCACGCCCAACCCCATGAAAGCGCCGTGGTACTTCCTGGGGCTCCAGGAGTTGTTGGTCTTCTTCGACCCCTGGTTGGCGGGCGTCGTACTACCCGGGCTCATCATTGTCGGGTTGATGGTTGTGCCCTACATCGACGTCAACCCCAAAGGCATCGGCCAGTATAACTACCAAGATCGCAAGTTCGCGGTGCTGACGTTTTCGTTCGGTCTGGCGCTCTGGTACATCTTCATCGTCATCGGCGTCTATATGAGGGGCCTAGACTGGCAGTGGTATTGGCCGTGGGATAACTGGTTACTCCATAAAGAAGCGTCCGCGGTCGCGCTGATCGATTTGGAGATCATCTTCTCCCAGAAACTCGGCATCGCGCAATCCAACGCGAATTTGCTGACCTACGTGTTCACGATCGTGTTCTATACCGTAGGTTTCTCCATCCCATTCCTCTTTTTCCGGAAGTTTTATGACTCGCTCGGATTCGTCCGCTATAACGTCATGATGGCATTTTTCATGACCATGATGTTGGTGCCGTTTAAAGTGATGCTCCGACTGGTGTTCAACATCAAATACATGTTGATTACACCGTGGTTTAAGATCTAG
- a CDS encoding cytochrome c, class I: MLGKNILFGILSLTLLGLFGFVVYKEENPEWKPYQREYYRLLAEKMGDPKLAATPTKLVQTWLPDLGRIDRCTNCHMGIANPAFADQPQPFTTHPFLDTYMNSHPFEKFGCTVCHDGDGQATVVEKTHGIVHHLDRQLATGVMVQSACARCHTDIHEPGVEYPEAPAIMFGKKFVTETAFMKCGACHAIKQYGWTAVAAPELSGIGSRTELSFYLVHEFQHVESDVHTKAQWEFEHFVDPQKITPGKKQVNKETGQEEWIGRTIMPNFVAIHKLTEEQTWMLTAWVMSLRDPKVEKIPMAYLPPYRKPVVAKSDEAKPGSKSAAKRKT, translated from the coding sequence ATGTTGGGAAAAAATATCCTGTTCGGCATCCTGAGTCTGACCCTGCTGGGGCTATTCGGATTCGTGGTCTACAAGGAAGAGAATCCCGAGTGGAAACCCTACCAGCGCGAATACTACCGCTTGTTGGCCGAGAAGATGGGTGATCCCAAGTTGGCGGCGACTCCGACCAAGTTGGTGCAGACGTGGTTGCCGGATTTGGGCCGAATCGATCGCTGCACCAACTGCCACATGGGAATTGCCAACCCCGCGTTTGCCGACCAACCCCAACCCTTTACGACGCATCCGTTTCTGGACACCTATATGAACAGCCACCCGTTCGAGAAGTTTGGGTGCACGGTGTGCCATGACGGCGATGGCCAGGCCACGGTGGTCGAAAAGACCCACGGGATCGTCCACCACCTGGATCGTCAATTGGCGACCGGCGTGATGGTGCAGTCGGCTTGCGCGCGCTGTCATACCGACATCCACGAGCCGGGCGTCGAGTATCCGGAAGCGCCCGCGATCATGTTCGGTAAGAAGTTCGTGACCGAAACGGCATTCATGAAGTGCGGAGCGTGCCACGCGATCAAACAATACGGCTGGACCGCGGTGGCTGCGCCGGAGCTGTCCGGCATCGGCAGCCGGACCGAGTTGTCGTTTTACCTTGTCCATGAGTTCCAGCACGTGGAGTCGGATGTCCACACCAAAGCGCAATGGGAATTCGAGCACTTCGTCGACCCCCAAAAGATCACGCCGGGAAAGAAGCAGGTCAACAAGGAAACCGGCCAGGAGGAGTGGATAGGGCGCACCATCATGCCGAATTTTGTGGCCATCCACAAACTCACTGAAGAGCAGACGTGGATGCTCACCGCCTGGGTGATGAGTCTGCGCGATCCCAAAGTCGAGAAGATCCCGATGGCGTACTTGCCGCCGTATCGCAAGCCGGTGGTGGCGAAGTCCGACGAGGCCAAGCCGGGGTCCAAGTCCGCGGCGAAGCGCAAAACGTAA
- a CDS encoding alanine--glyoxylate aminotransferase family protein, whose translation MQKKYLLAPGPTAVPPEILLAMAQPMVHHRSKDFEPIVASVKEDLKWLFQTRQDVMILASSGTGGMESAIANILSPGDKVIAINGGKFGERWVKMGQAYGLMVDEVKVEWGTAVDPAAIEQRLKRDPAKAVFVQASESSTGVAHDVKALGAIIKNFPNTLLVVDAVSAMGVFDLKTDEWGLDVVVTGSQKALMLPPGLAFVSLSDKAWTAAEKATLPKFYFNLKRERDNVRKNTTAYTPAISLIIGLKKAFEMLKPEGLEAIFARHARLARATREAMKAHGLELFAKSSPSDALTAVKTPDGLDAEAVYKTLRDRYGITTAGGQDHLKGKIFRISHMGYADTFDVITAVAAVEMVLKGMGHPITLGKGVGVAQGILSS comes from the coding sequence ATGCAAAAGAAATATCTGCTCGCTCCAGGTCCGACCGCTGTTCCGCCCGAAATTTTGCTGGCCATGGCCCAACCCATGGTCCATCACCGTTCCAAGGATTTCGAGCCCATCGTCGCGTCCGTCAAGGAAGATCTCAAGTGGCTGTTCCAGACTCGCCAAGACGTGATGATCCTCGCGTCGAGCGGGACCGGCGGGATGGAGAGCGCCATCGCGAACATTTTGTCGCCCGGCGACAAGGTCATCGCGATCAACGGCGGAAAGTTCGGCGAACGATGGGTGAAGATGGGCCAGGCCTACGGCTTGATGGTGGACGAGGTCAAGGTGGAGTGGGGAACCGCCGTGGACCCCGCGGCGATTGAACAGCGCCTCAAGCGCGACCCGGCCAAAGCCGTGTTCGTGCAGGCGAGTGAAAGTTCCACCGGCGTGGCGCACGATGTCAAGGCGCTGGGTGCGATCATCAAGAATTTCCCCAATACCTTACTCGTGGTCGATGCGGTGTCCGCCATGGGCGTGTTTGATCTGAAAACGGACGAGTGGGGCTTGGACGTCGTCGTGACGGGCTCGCAGAAGGCGCTGATGCTGCCGCCGGGGTTGGCGTTTGTGTCGCTCAGTGACAAGGCCTGGACGGCCGCCGAGAAAGCCACGCTTCCCAAGTTTTATTTCAATCTGAAACGGGAGCGGGATAACGTCCGCAAGAACACCACGGCGTACACCCCGGCGATCTCCCTGATCATCGGGCTGAAAAAGGCCTTTGAAATGCTCAAACCCGAAGGACTCGAAGCCATCTTTGCTCGGCACGCTCGCTTGGCGCGGGCTACCCGAGAGGCAATGAAGGCCCACGGGCTGGAGCTGTTTGCGAAGAGTTCGCCGAGCGATGCCCTCACCGCGGTGAAGACGCCCGACGGCCTTGACGCCGAGGCGGTGTATAAAACGCTCAGAGATCGATACGGCATTACCACGGCCGGCGGCCAAGACCACCTGAAGGGGAAGATCTTCCGCATCTCGCACATGGGGTACGCCGACACGTTCGACGTCATCACGGCGGTGGCCGCTGTCGAAATGGTGCTTAAAGGCATGGGGCACCCCATCACGCTCGGCAAAGGCGTGGGGGTGGCTCAAGGCATTCTTTCCAGTTAA